Sequence from the Kribbella aluminosa genome:
TTGAGATGCCCGCTCCCGTCGTCGCAGCCGTTCTCGGCTACCACGACAAGACCACCACCCGCCTGCTCAACGAGACCGGCGGGACCTGGAGCCGATACGCCGCTGGAGATCACACACGGTCACCAGCAGGTTGGGCTCCACGAGGGAACCGGTGACAGTTGAATACGCGAGCCCACCAGTATCGGCCCCACGACGCCACCGCGCGGACTGGATTGCGGGCGGAGGTCTGTTGCCCGCGGCCCCCACCAGACGCCGGGATCGGGGCCGAGAACCTGTTCACCTCCGAAGACCCCATGCGGGGTGCTCCGGAGGTGAACAGATGGCCGGTGGAGCGGTGTTTTTGTCGAGATTCGCTCAATCTCAGATTTGTGTTGCTCAATCTGAGATTGGTTCTGAGGCTGGTGTGGCTGAAGGGGCATCTTGGGCAGGGATGGGTGGTCTCGGGGGTGTGGTGATTGGTCGTTGTGAACGCCGAAGTGAACGTCGATGAGACCCTCCCGGCCTTGACGGTGGGACAGGCCGCGTATGCCTCCGGGCTCACCCCGAAGGCGGTCCGGCTCTACCAGGCCAAGGGCCTGCTTCCGCCCGCGGAACGCAGCGCCGCCGGCTACCGTCTCTACACCAACGACGACGTCGCCACCCTGCGCTTCATCCACCAGGCCCGCACCCTCGGGCTGCGGCTGGACGAGATCGGTGACATCCTCGACATCCGCCGCGATGGCAGCGCGCCCTGCCACCACGTCTTACGGCTGATCGACCAGCACATCACCGAGATCGACCGCACCATCACCGAGCTCCGCCAGCTCCGCGGCACCCTGAGCCACACCCGCAAGGCCGCCGCTCAAGCCGCCGCTGCAGGTTCAACCGGACCTCGCCGTACGGGGATGTGGGGCCAGAACAGGCGGTGGCGTACTTGATACCTATTGACCGGACTACTGGCGGATTTCTCGGCGTGTTCCGGGTGGCGGGGTGACGTTCCCGGTGCGGAGGACGGCTTGCTTGAGCATGTCGATCAGCGGCATGGTTGCTTGCCGGTCCTTCCCATCGGTGGTGGGCTGATACCTCACAGTTGAACCTTCCAGTAGCATGGAAGGTCACGGGAGGCGTCATGAAGATCGGCGAACTGGCCGCCGCCAGCGGCACCACATCCAAGACGATCCGCTTCTATGAGCAGTCCGGTGTATTGCCCGAGCCCACGCGGATGCCGAGCGGTTACCGCGACTGCGGCCCGGAGTTCATCGAGCGGCTCACCTTCGTCCGCGCGCACAGGCGGCCAGACTGTCGCTGAGGGAGATCCGGCAGATTCTCGCCGTCCACGACCGCGGTGAGGCGCCCTGTGGCCACGTCCGCGGTGTCCTGGCGGACCGGCTCGACCAGGTTCGGGCCCAGATCGCCGAACTGGTCGCCCTCGAGGAGTACCTGGATTCACTGCTCGCCTATGCGCGGCAGAGGCCACCGACTGATCACGACGGCAGCGCTGTCTGCTGGATCCTGGAAACCGACCCCGACGAGCAGGGCAGTTGATGTCCCAGTGACTCCTTCAGGGGCTGGTCGTGGCTCGCTTGCGGGCACGCCTCAGCACGACCAGACCGACGTACGAGATCAGCAGCAGAGCGAAGCCGACCTTCTCCGCCACCGGGGTGGCGCCCTCCGGCCAGATCGTGCCTTTCAGGTAGTGCTGGATGTAACCGCCCGCATACACCTGCTCACCACCTCGTCGGCGGAAGTACTTCTCTAGCACCGTGAGTGGGCAGCCGAAGTCGAGGCTCACGATGGTGAGGTTCCACACCGCGATGAACAGGTGCGCCCAGACCACCCGAAACCAGCGCCAGGCGGGGAAGCCCGCCGAACACGAAGAAGCGCAGCAGCAAGTCGTGGATCACCATCATCACTCGCCGAGGAAGCGGTACAGCATGGCCCATACCGGTGCTGTTCGCGGATCAGGGCGTCCGGCACCGCGGCCCGGAGCGGGTAGTGAGGGCTCGGGGCGGATCGCGCCCATCAGGTGCTCCACTGCCGCCTCCTTTCGCTTCGCCAGGTGACGGCCGAGCGGAGGTCCAGCCGGAGCCGGGGCTTGCGGGGATGGTCGCGGATCACGCCGAATCTGACCGCCTGCAGGAAGTCAGTTCGGCCAGACATACCGCAGCCTGCGTCGTTCCCGGGCATGTACCGTACTGGCGCAGAGCTCTTATCCTGGCTTGTCGTTCTCGATCTCACAAAATCATCGCCTCCAGTGTTCGTGAAGGCAGGCCAGCCCGGAAGATGCCGGGCGATGGGCCGGTGTCTGTACTCACGAGCGCTTCAGTTACGCGGGTAGGTGAATGTGCGTTGGATGAGATGCTTCGGCGCGGTGAGGGTCTCACGGGTGATTCGGTTCGAGGTGTCGATCTCGAGTTGTACGTGGATCCCTTCCGCGGGGAGCCCGAAGGCGAGCGTGGTGCGGCCGTTGGTAGCCGGCAGCACCGTGGTGTCGAGCGCCGGGCTGTTGCCGTAGGGCTCGCTTTCGAGGAACTCGGCTCCGTCGGTGGTGACCGGGCGGGTCCGTGGTGCAGGCAGTGAGGTATCGCTGGTGACTGTCTCGGCGATACGAATTGACCGCTGGGTTCGCATCGCAGCCACGATCCGCGGTAATAGCACCCGGCTGGGTCGAGGTGGCCAACTGATCGGGACGGTGGCGGCGCCGCCGTGCCAGTCGGGCGTGTCGACGCGCAGATCAACGTACTGGGTCGCGTTGCCCCATTGCGCCGGGCCGACGAAGCAACCAGGACCGCAGGGGCGCAGGGCCACCGTTGCGGGTGCTGTGCCGGGATAGCTGAGTCGGGCGGTGAGGTGGAAGTCCGGTGGTGCCGCGTCGCCGGTCTGGACCCGGTCGTCGGGTGTCCGTAGCCGGATCTCGAGCTGGTTTTGGCTGGCGGCGATACCGACCGAGATCTGGCCGGCGAGTGCGCCGAGCCGGATCGCGGGCCCGGCGACCGGTGGCGGGAAGCCGAGGTCCTGGGTGGCGGGCGCCGGGGTCGGCACGGAGACGAGCACGGCGGTGACAGCGAGCACGGTGACCAGGGTCGTGGCTTCGATCCGCGCCGTCCGCGCGACCGGTGCTGGTGTGGTGGGTGCGGACGCCGGCTGCGCGGTGGGCCTGGTCAGGCGGCGTCGTGCGGTCCAGGCGAGAGCGGCGACGATCGTGACGAGTGCGAGTTTCGCGATGAGTAGCTGCCCATACCAGGTGGTGGTCAGGTCTTTGAGGGTCGGGACCAGGAGGACGGCGCTGATGGTTCCGGTTGTTGCGACGGTGAGGAACAGGCCGAGGGCCAGCCGGGAGTAGGCGGCGAACATGGGGCGGATCCGCACCGCCCGAGCCCGGTTGGTGTAGGCGACTCGCACCAAGTGGACGAGGGCGCCGATCCAGGTAGCGACCGCCATCAGGTGGACAGCGACGATCAGGGCGCCGACGACACCGTGTCGGCTGCCGAGATGGTTGCGCAGGCCCTCGGCGCCGACGATGGCCAATGCCGGTGTCAGTGCCAGCCACCAGCGGCCCCGCCCAGCGATGGCAGCCACGGCAGCGAAGCCGATGGCCTCCACGACGAGCAGAGCCGCGGCACGGCCGGGTCCGGCGGTCACCAGAAGATGGGCGAGCAGCCCGGCCGCGCCGAGTAGACCCAGCAGTGCGGCTGGCCGCACGAACGAGCGTGGTCTGACGGCCGCGGGACCGGCCAGACGGGCGAGTTGTCCGCCGACGAGGCCACCGATGACGCCGGCCAGGGCGAGGAACAGCAGCCAGCGCAGGGCGACGGTCACGGGAAGGGCCCCGGTTCCGGTCTGGTCTTGTCCCTGGAGGCCGGCGGAGCTGGTCCCCACGGCGAAGTCGAAGCCGGAGTCGACCACGTCACCGTCTTGGGCGGTGACCTGCCAGCGCACGATGTAGCGGCCGGGGCCGAGGTCATCGAGTACCCGAATGGTGACCCGGCGGCCGCCCTGTTCGCGGGTCACGTCGGAGGTACGGATCGAGTGTTGAGCGTCGTCGACCAGCCGGACCGCGCGGGAATCGACGGTCACCGGCTCATCGAACACCAAGGTGATCAGGTCGGGCGCCGCCGCGACGGAGTAGCCGGCCTGTGGTGTCGTGCTGAGCAGCGTCGGGTGCGCGGCGGCGGGTGCCGCGGTGCCGAACAGCAGGCCAAACACCGCGGCGGCCACGAGGCTGAGCCGCGGGAGGAGTGCCCGCGGGGTCATCCGAAGATCAGTGGGCAAGCCGCCAGGCCTGCCGCCAGTACGGCGGGAATCCCGACCAGCAGCGCCGGCAGCGCGATCACCGACACAGCGGCTCCGGCCCCTCCGACCCGGCCGGCCATCGACAGAGGCGGTGGCGGGTCGAGCAGTCGCTGCACCCGGGCCAGTACCCGGCCGCCGGTCACCGCCAGACCCAGCTCGAGACCGCCGGTGGCGATTCTGTCGGTCGATCTGGCCACGGCCAGGGCGCCGAGCGCGTCGGCGAGGCCGTTGCGGTGGGCGCTTCGGGCGGCGGCGTCGTCGGCGAGCAGTTCGACCAGTTCGGCTGTCATCGTCCGGAGTTCCCGGAAGAGCGGGGGCTGCGGGAACGCGGTGGCCAAAATGGTGGCCCAGCCGACGAGCAGGTGATGCCGCCCGGCCAGGTGGGCTCGTTCGTGTGCCAGCACCGCGTCCAGGTGAGCCGGCGACAACACTCGCAGAGTGCCGCTGGTGATGACGATCCGGCCGGTGCCCGGCACGCAATACGCGGTCGGTTCCTCCGCCTCGATCACGGTGGCGCCCAGCTCGGGGTCGTGCCGGCCTAGCAGGCTGAGGATCTCGCCGTGCCGGCCCCGGTCGATTCGGTGACGTCGCGTCTGCCGCGCGGCGACGTAGGCGAGCCGGGCGAGCAGCAGGAAGGGGACCGCCATCCCCGCGATCACAGCTGGGGGCATGACGGCGGTGGGGTGACCGGTCAGCGCGGCGAGACAGGCCTGGATCCGCCCGGGTGTGGCCACGCAGGTGATTCCGGCCAGCAACACGGAGGTGAGCACCGACAATCCGGCGGCGTGGAGCGCCGCGAGGCCGAGCCGCGGCGACCGGTACATCCAGGTCCCGGTCAGCAGCCGGGGTGCCAGCACAGCAACCGCGGCTGCGTAGCCGAGCAACCCGAGCGTGACCGTCATCTGCGGCTCGATCCGGCGGATGTGCCGCGGCCCTTGAGGGCACGCTCGACCGCTTCCGCCTCGGCCGCGGTCATCTCTTTGACGAATCTCAGCAGGGTGGTGGTGTTGTCGCCGCTGCCGTCAAGCGCCTGGCGCATGAGTTCCGCGCTGTACTCCTGCTTGGTCGACACCGGCCGGTAGCGGTAGGCGCGGCCGTCGAGCTGCCTGGTCAGCCATCCCTTGCGGTGCAGATTGTCCAGCACCGTCATCACCGTGGTGTAGGCGAACTCGCGGTCGCCGCGCAGGTCGTCAAGGACCTCCCGCACGGTGGCCGGTTCCTGCCGTGCCCACAATCGATTCATGATCGCGGCCTCAAGCTCGCCGAATCCGCGCACGTCAACCTCCTCACCTCATACCTGTGGCCCGCCGCCGCCTGCCTGCGTCGAGGATAACCGCCGCCGGGGAGCCGTCAGCAACCAACTAATGTTGATAGTAGACGACGCCCGCCCATGGGCGTCAGGTCAGGTCGCCACCGCTGCCGGAGGCAGGACATGCCCCAGACCGCTCGCGCCACGGTCACGTGATTCCCCTCGTGCAACCAGACAGTCGTTGCACAGCTCGCCGACGCTGCTCACGCGCGGCTGACCAGGAACATGGTCCGGCTGTTCGTGACCAGTTCCTTCATTTTCGCGGCGGCCTCGGTCTTGAACGACGCGTCACCGGCGACAGCGCCTCGTCGATCAGCAGGATGTCCGGGTCCATGTGCACGGTGACCGAGAACACCAGCCGGCTGAACATGCCGGACGAGTAGGTCCGCATCGGCATGTCGATGAAGTCGCCGAGTTCGGCGAAGGCGGCGATCTCCTCGTACCGGGCCTGGATCTCCTTGCGGCTCAGCCCCACGGCCAGGCCACCAGGATGACGATCTCGCGCTCGGACAGGGCCGCGGTGAAGCCGACGCCCAGCGACAGCAGGGTGCTGACCCGGCCGTGGACCTCGATCCACCCCGAAGTCGGCGGGTGATGGATACGTCCTGCACCGTGACCGCGGGGCACACCCGCCTGCGATTTCTGCGTCGGCTTCTAGCCTGCCTCAGAGACGGACAACGAACTCACGCTCCCTCGACATGAAGAACAACGAGCCGACGACAGCCGCGGCGATCGCCCAGAACACCGCACCCAGCCACATCCACAGGTCCGGGACGGAGGTCGGTCCAGCCGCCGATCAGCGGGTAGAGCGGGTTGTACTGGATGAAGCCCTTGAACTTGGCCGGCGCCTGCTCGGCGAACCACAGCACCGGCGACAGGTAGAGCCAGATCCGGACGAAGTACGGCAGGAAGCTGGTGGTGTCGCGGAAGTACACCTGCAGGGCCGCGAAGATCATCCCCATCCCGGCCGCGAAGATCGTCAGCATGATCAGGAACGCCGGGGCCAGCAGCATCTGCCAGTGCAGCGGCTGCCGCATCAGCAGGTGGATGGCGAGGTACACGACCATCGTCGGCAGGAACCGGAAGAACGCCGTCCGCAACGCGGACAGCGGCAGCAGCATCCGCGGGAACGACATGTTCATCAGCAGCTTGCCGCCGCCGACCACGCTGGCCGCGCCGGCGGTCATCGCACCGGAGAAGTAGTAGAACGCGAACAGGCCGCCAGTCATGTGCGCGAAGCGGGCCGCGCCGTCGGTCCTGGCGCCGCCGCCCGCGATGATGTCGACCAGGAGGTAGTAGACGGCTGCCAGCAGCAGCGGGTTGAGGACCAGCCACACCTGTCCGAAGAAGGTGTTGGTGTTGGCCGCCCGAATCCCGGTACGGGACATCTCGGCCGCGAACTCCCGCCGCTGCCACAGCGCCTTGAAGTAAGGACGCAGCGGCGGCAGGCCGACCTTGTGCGGTTCGTACACGTGCACCGACGGGTTGAACTCCTCGTCGACGCTGGTCGCGTTCATTCAGGCGACGCCTCTCTGCCCGGTTGTGGTGTCCACACTCTGCCGGTAGCCGTTTCACTTGGCTGAACCCCCGGCTGTTCGCGCCTCGCCGAACACGTCGACCACCGCTCGATCAACTGGGGTTCGGCGGCTGCCGCCCGGTAGGACGGCGGGCCCCGCGGATCAGGAACCATCAGCAGCCAACTAACGTACATAGTAGACGATGCCCGCCGATGGGCGTCAGACCTGGTCGCCCGATGCCGGAGGTAGGACATGCCCCAGACCGCTCGCGCCACGGTCGCGTGATGATACGACCCGTCGCCCGGCTGATCAGCCGGGTAGGTGCCCGGCGCGCCACCCTGTCTGTCGTGGTCGCCGCCGTGGCGGTCGCGGGCATGGTGACGTGGCGCAGCGACTTCTGGGCTGACGGTGGGGTCGTCCGCACGGCGCAGCAGCCCTCCGGTGAAGCGGTCACTACCGGATTGACCCTCTATGCGGCCGGCAGCCGTCCGCAGGTGCCCGAGTTGCGCGGGCAGACCCTGGATGGCGAACAGTTGGCGCTAGCCGACCTGCGCGGCCACGTCCTGGTGATCAACGTGTGGGGTTCGTGGTGCCAGCCGTGCCGGAAGGAGGCGCCGGATCTGGCCCGTGTGGCCCGCGAGACCGCCGGCCGGGGGGTGCGGTTCGTCGGGATCGATACCCGGGACAACCCGGCCGCGGCGCGCGCGTTCGTGCGCGCGTTCAAGGTGCCCTATCCGAGCATTATCGACGACGGTCACATGATGCTGGCCTTCCACGGGGTGATCCCGGTGAGCGCGATCCCGAGCACCGTCGTGGTGGACCCGGCGGGAAAGATCGCCGCACGGGTCGTCGGCAAAACCGACTACTCCACATTGCGCGGCCTCGTCGACGATGTCCTCGACGAGACGCCCGCCACCACCTCCGGTTCGGCGAAGGGTGGGTCATGATCGCCGCCGTAGGCGTGGCCGTCGCGGCCGGCCCGGGTGGCCTGGTGACGTACGGCCCGCTTCTCGTCGCGATCCCGATAGCGGCGGCCGCCGGGCTGGTGTCTTTTCTGAGCCCGTGCTGCCTGCCGTTGGTGCCCGGCTATCTCGCCTATGTCACCGGTAGCGCCGGCGCCGACGCGCATCATGCTGGTTCGACGGCGACCCCAACCGCGGCCGTTACGACGACGAGTGCCGCGCCTTCGACTGTGGGCCGTTCCCGCCGGGTGCCGAGCCGGACGGTGGTGGGCACCTGCCTGTTCGTGCTGGGGTTCGCCGCGGTTTTCACCAGTTACGGTGTGGCGTTCGGTGCCGCCGGGACGGCCCTGCTGGAGCACCAGGTCTTGGTCACCCGTGTCCTCGGGGTCTTCACGATCGGCCTCGGCCTGATGTTCGCCGGGCTTCTCAACCGGATCCCATTCGCTAGCAGGGCCTGGCGGGCGACCTACCGGCCGAAGGTCGGGGTCGCGGGTGCACCGCTGCTCGGGGTGATGTTCGGGGTCGGCTGGACACCCTGCATCGGACCGACCCTGGCCGCCGTGCTCGCCTTGTCCACCAGCACCGGCGGTACCGCCCGGGGCGCGGCGTTGTCGTTCGCGTACAGCGTCGGCCTCGGTGTTCCGTTCCTGCTGGCCGCGCTCGGCGTGGAACGCGCCTTCAAGGTGTTCGAACTCGCTCGCCGCCACGCTCACACCGTCATGCGGGTCGGCGGCCTGCTGCTCGTGCTGGTGGGTGTGCTGCAGGTGACCGGGGTCTGGTCGCTGTTGATCTACCGCCTGCAAGGCGTCGTGGCGAACTGGCAATCGCCGCTCTGAAGACACCACTCGTCGCTGTAGCCATGTACCGGGAACGCATTGCTACCCTCAAGCGTATGTACTATCACCATTAGTACTAATCGCGATCGGATCAATAGAGGGTGGTGCCGCGGTGCGGGAGTTGTTGTTGTCGACGACGATCTTGGCGTCGTTCCTGGGTGGGGTGGTGGCGTTACTCGCGCCGTGCTGCGTGTCGGTGATGCTGCCGGCGTACTTCGCCTCGACGTTTCAGCGGCGGACCCGGATCGTCGGTATGACGCTGGTCTTCGCGACCGGCGTGGGCACGGTGATCATTCCGATCGCGCTCGGCGCGAGCCTGTTGAGCCGGCTCATCTCCGGGCAGCACGCGCTGGTCTTCTCCCTCGGCGGTGTCGCGATGGTCGCCTTCGGCGCCGCGATGCTGGTCGGCTGGAAGTTTTCGCTGCCGATGATCGGCATGCGGGGCGGGTCCGGCGGCGGGGTGGTGTCGGTGTACTCACTCGGCCTGTTCTCCGGGCTCGCCAGCTCGTGCTGCGCCCCGGTACTGGCCGGGGTGGTGGCGGTGTCCGGCGCGGCATCGTCGTTCGGGGCCGCGCTGGCCATCGGGGTGGCCTACGTGTTCGGCATGGTCGCACCGCTGAGCGTCCTGGCGCTGGTCTGGGATCGCCGTGACTGGGGGACCGGCCGGTTGACCACCCGCACCGTGCGAATCGGGATCGGCCGCTGGCACCGCGCGGTGCCGCTGGGCTCCGTGCTGTCGGGTGCGGTTCTGGTCGCGATGGGGCTGCTCACCATCGCGCTGGCGATCCGCGGGCCCTCGATGGGCTCGGGCTGGCAGCTGCGATTGACGGCCTGGCTGGATCACCTCAGCCACGCCCTGCAGAACGGCCTCGCCTGGCTGCCCGGCTGGTTCAGCGCCCTGCTCGTCTTCGGCGCGCTGGCCGGCGTGGCCTGGTTCGCGGTCCGCCAGCGAAAAGCATCCAGACAGGCCGAGGCTGTGCAGCCGGTGGCCGAGGGCAGCCCGAGTGACCCGGGGGACTGCTGTGCGCCGGCGGCGACCACACCGAGCACCGTCCCGACCAACCAGGAGGCACCCCGATGAGTCAGCGCCCGCAGACCAAGTCGGCGAAGAAGCGGCCGCCGACCAAGCCGCCGAAGAACAGCCTGGTCGCGGAGCGCCGGGATCGCTGGCCGTTCATCCTCGCCGCGCTGATCGTGGTCCTGATCGGCGGTCTGTACCTGCTGTACCGGGCCACGAACCAGGCCGACGGATCGGCGGGCACGACGGCGAAATCGGACTACCAGGTCGGCTCACCCGGCCGCGGCAAGCAGGCACCGGCGTTCACCCTGCCGGCCACCAAGGGCGGCACGGTGAGCCTGGATCAGTACCGCGGCAAGACCGTGCTGCTGTACTTCCACGAAGGGCTGGGCTGCCAGCCCTGCTGGGACCAGATCCGCGACCTCGACAAGGCCAAGACCGACCTGAAGACCGCGGGAATCGACGATGTCGTCGCGATCACCACCGGCCCGGTCGATCTGATCAAGCAGAAGGTGACCGACGAGCACCTGACCTCGGTCAACCTCGCCGACGCCGACCTGGCCGTGTCCCGCAGCTACGAGGCGAACAAGTACGGGATGATGGGCAACGACCGCGACGGGCACACCTTCATCCTGGTCGGTCCGGACGGCAAGATCGGCTGGCGTGCCGACTACGGCGGCGCCCCGAAGTACACCATGTTCGTTCCGGTCCAGCGGCTGCTGGCCGACCTCAAGGCCGGCCAGCAATGAGCCACGTCGCCCGCGTAACCCTGCTCACCCAGGACGACTGCGCATTCTGTGACCACGCGAAGACGGTCCTTGCCCGCGTCAGCGGCGAGCACCCGCTGGAGATTCAGGAGATCCGGCTCGACTCCGCTGAGGGACGCGCGCTCGCGATCCAGCACGCCGTTCTGTTCGCCCCCGGCGTGCTGCTCAACGGCGCGCTGTTCTCCCACGGCCGCCTGTCTGAGAAGAAGCTGCGCCGAACCCTGGAGCGCCTCCCATCGCCCAGCGGCAGCGACCAGTACCGGCCAACCGGGCAGGCGAAATGAGGGGGCGCCCCGGGTCGAGTCCGCGGGACCGCCTCATCTTGATGATCGCGACACCGCTGGGCCTCGCACTATTCGTCACGACCCTGCTCGCCAACTACACCGGATTCACGCTGTTTCCGTTCGACCAGCACCACATCGTCGGACAGGTCGTCGGCCTGGGCCTGGTGCTGTGGGGCCTGATGCACTGGAAATAGCGCCCGCCGTTTACGTGACGATTGGAGGCAAAGATCAGGTGGATTGGCACATGGCCCCCGCGCGGCATCTCCCAAGACCGGCAGCCCGCCCCGGGCAGGATCAACGTGCCTTGACGATCACCCGGGTCGCCGTGCTGGGACTTGCCGCCGCCATCACACTGCGGGTCGTCGGTGTACCGCGCGTCGACCTGCATGGGCCGCTGCATTACCTCGGCATCATGGACCCGCTGTGCGGAGGGACCAGAGCCATGTTCCTGCTCACCTCCGGCCACCCCGCCGCGGCCGCGCACTACAACCCGATCGTGTTTCCCTTCGCGGCCGTAGTGCTGGCCCAGCTCGCGCGGGCCGCGATCGAACGGGCCACCGGCCGCCGGTTCCGTCTGTCGCCGTCCCCGGCGGTGCGCCGGGTCCTGATCACGATCGGCGTCGCGGCACTGGTCGCACTCGAGATTCGCCAGCAACTGCACGCCGACCTGCTCACCAGGAGCTGGCCGTGACTCACCCTGATCAGTCCTCCGATCAGCGTGCCCGGTGGCGCCGCTACTGGGACAAGCACGCCCAGGGCTACGACAAGGAGATGGCGTTCTGGGATCGTGTCGCGTTCGGCGACTCCCGGGAATGGGTCTGCTCGCAGGCCACCGGCCAGGTGCTAGAGGTGGCCATCGGCACCGGCCTGAACCTCGGCTTCTACCCAGACACGGTGACGCTGACCGGTATCGACTTCAGCCCGGCCATGCTCGACATCGCCGCCGCCCGCGCCGCTCAACTCGGCCGGACCGTCACCCTGCGGCAGGCCGATGCTCAAGACCTTCCGTACGGCGACGCCTGGTTCGACACGGTGGTGTGCACCTTCGGGCTGTGCGCGATCCCTGACCCGGTACGGGCGATCGACGAGATGCGCCGAGTGCTGCGGCCAGGTGGCCGGCTGCTGCTGGCCGACCACGTCGCCAGCACCTCATTGGCAGTCAGGGCCCTGCAACGGGCGGGGGAGGTCGTCTCCGTCCCGTACGGCGGCGAACACTTCCTGCGCCGGCCGCTCGATCACGTGCGCGCCGCCGGCTTCGAGGTCGAGAACTCGCAGCGGTTCAAGCTCGGCATCGTGGAACGCCTGTGCGCCCGCAAGCCCGGTAAGGCCTGAACCGCCATGGAGTCCGGAACCCTCCAGAACACCTACCCGTCATCAACTATGATGGTTAGTAGTCACCTTGCCGAAGAATCCCCGGAATGCCCAAGGAGCCCGCTGTGAAGGAACTGTTGTATTCGTTGCCGCTGCTCGCCTGCCCGCTCGGTATGGGCCTGATGATGTGGTTCATGATGCGCGGCAAGAAGGAAGGCCAGGCCCAGAACGGCGCGCCGAGGTCGGCGGCCGACGTGGCGGCCGATGCCCAGATCGCGAGCCTGCGCGCCGAGCTCGACCAGTTGCAGGCCGGGCAGCGGGACCGCGAGCGGCCGGCCGACCGCACGACCGGCCCGGCGAGCACGAGGCCGCTGTAATGCCGGGCTGGTTTCCGCTGGCCGCGGCCGTGGCCGGGATCGGGCTGATGTACTTCGTCTGCATCCGGCCGATGCGCCGCGGCACCTGCGGCCCCGCCGGGTGTGCTGCGAAGGACACCACGACCGCCGCTGCGCAGGGCGGCGACGCCGCCAGGGACGCAGAGCTTGACCGGCTGCGCGCGGAGATCGCACAGGTACGCGACGAACTCGAAGTCCCGAGGCAGTCAAAAACCTGAGACGGCCGGGTCTGGTTGACCACCACCGGCAGCTCGCGCGGCCTTGAGTCCCCCGCCCAGCTCAGCCCTAGACCGACAGCCGG
This genomic interval carries:
- a CDS encoding TlpA family protein disulfide reductase; this translates as MVAAVAVAGMVTWRSDFWADGGVVRTAQQPSGEAVTTGLTLYAAGSRPQVPELRGQTLDGEQLALADLRGHVLVINVWGSWCQPCRKEAPDLARVARETAGRGVRFVGIDTRDNPAAARAFVRAFKVPYPSIIDDGHMMLAFHGVIPVSAIPSTVVVDPAGKIAARVVGKTDYSTLRGLVDDVLDETPATTSGSAKGGS
- a CDS encoding heavy metal-responsive transcriptional regulator, translating into MNAEVNVDETLPALTVGQAAYASGLTPKAVRLYQAKGLLPPAERSAAGYRLYTNDDVATLRFIHQARTLGLRLDEIGDILDIRRDGSAPCHHVLRLIDQHITEIDRTITELRQLRGTLSHTRKAAAQAAAAGSTGPRRTGMWGQNRRWRT
- a CDS encoding ABC transporter permease; protein product: MNATSVDEEFNPSVHVYEPHKVGLPPLRPYFKALWQRREFAAEMSRTGIRAANTNTFFGQVWLVLNPLLLAAVYYLLVDIIAGGGARTDGAARFAHMTGGLFAFYYFSGAMTAGAASVVGGGKLLMNMSFPRMLLPLSALRTAFFRFLPTMVVYLAIHLLMRQPLHWQMLLAPAFLIMLTIFAAGMGMIFAALQVYFRDTTSFLPYFVRIWLYLSPVLWFAEQAPAKFKGFIQYNPLYPLIGGWTDLRPGPVDVAGCGVLGDRRGCRRLVVLHVEGA
- a CDS encoding cytochrome c biogenesis CcdA family protein — its product is MRELLLSTTILASFLGGVVALLAPCCVSVMLPAYFASTFQRRTRIVGMTLVFATGVGTVIIPIALGASLLSRLISGQHALVFSLGGVAMVAFGAAMLVGWKFSLPMIGMRGGSGGGVVSVYSLGLFSGLASSCCAPVLAGVVAVSGAASSFGAALAIGVAYVFGMVAPLSVLALVWDRRDWGTGRLTTRTVRIGIGRWHRAVPLGSVLSGAVLVAMGLLTIALAIRGPSMGSGWQLRLTAWLDHLSHALQNGLAWLPGWFSALLVFGALAGVAWFAVRQRKASRQAEAVQPVAEGSPSDPGDCCAPAATTPSTVPTNQEAPR
- a CDS encoding copper resistance protein CopC codes for the protein MTPRALLPRLSLVAAAVFGLLFGTAAPAAAHPTLLSTTPQAGYSVAAAPDLITLVFDEPVTVDSRAVRLVDDAQHSIRTSDVTREQGGRRVTIRVLDDLGPGRYIVRWQVTAQDGDVVDSGFDFAVGTSSAGLQGQDQTGTGALPVTVALRWLLFLALAGVIGGLVGGQLARLAGPAAVRPRSFVRPAALLGLLGAAGLLAHLLVTAGPGRAAALLVVEAIGFAAVAAIAGRGRWWLALTPALAIVGAEGLRNHLGSRHGVVGALIVAVHLMAVATWIGALVHLVRVAYTNRARAVRIRPMFAAYSRLALGLFLTVATTGTISAVLLVPTLKDLTTTWYGQLLIAKLALVTIVAALAWTARRRLTRPTAQPASAPTTPAPVARTARIEATTLVTVLAVTAVLVSVPTPAPATQDLGFPPPVAGPAIRLGALAGQISVGIAASQNQLEIRLRTPDDRVQTGDAAPPDFHLTARLSYPGTAPATVALRPCGPGCFVGPAQWGNATQYVDLRVDTPDWHGGAATVPISWPPRPSRVLLPRIVAAMRTQRSIRIAETVTSDTSLPAPRTRPVTTDGAEFLESEPYGNSPALDTTVLPATNGRTTLAFGLPAEGIHVQLEIDTSNRITRETLTAPKHLIQRTFTYPRN
- a CDS encoding cytochrome c biogenesis CcdA family protein, encoding MIAAVGVAVAAGPGGLVTYGPLLVAIPIAAAAGLVSFLSPCCLPLVPGYLAYVTGSAGADAHHAGSTATPTAAVTTTSAAPSTVGRSRRVPSRTVVGTCLFVLGFAAVFTSYGVAFGAAGTALLEHQVLVTRVLGVFTIGLGLMFAGLLNRIPFASRAWRATYRPKVGVAGAPLLGVMFGVGWTPCIGPTLAAVLALSTSTGGTARGAALSFAYSVGLGVPFLLAALGVERAFKVFELARRHAHTVMRVGGLLLVLVGVLQVTGVWSLLIYRLQGVVANWQSPL
- a CDS encoding M56 family metallopeptidase, with protein sequence MTVTLGLLGYAAAVAVLAPRLLTGTWMYRSPRLGLAALHAAGLSVLTSVLLAGITCVATPGRIQACLAALTGHPTAVMPPAVIAGMAVPFLLLARLAYVAARQTRRHRIDRGRHGEILSLLGRHDPELGATVIEAEEPTAYCVPGTGRIVITSGTLRVLSPAHLDAVLAHERAHLAGRHHLLVGWATILATAFPQPPLFRELRTMTAELVELLADDAAARSAHRNGLADALGALAVARSTDRIATGGLELGLAVTGGRVLARVQRLLDPPPPLSMAGRVGGAGAAVSVIALPALLVGIPAVLAAGLAACPLIFG
- a CDS encoding BlaI/MecI/CopY family transcriptional regulator; the encoded protein is MRGFGELEAAIMNRLWARQEPATVREVLDDLRGDREFAYTTVMTVLDNLHRKGWLTRQLDGRAYRYRPVSTKQEYSAELMRQALDGSGDNTTTLLRFVKEMTAAEAEAVERALKGRGTSAGSSRR
- a CDS encoding MerR family DNA-binding transcriptional regulator produces the protein MKIGELAAASGTTSKTIRFYEQSGVLPEPTRMPSGYRDCGPEFIERLTFVRAHRRPDCR
- a CDS encoding MerR family DNA-binding protein, giving the protein MLAVHDRGEAPCGHVRGVLADRLDQVRAQIAELVALEEYLDSLLAYARQRPPTDHDGSAVCWILETDPDEQGS